One Pygocentrus nattereri isolate fPygNat1 chromosome 12, fPygNat1.pri, whole genome shotgun sequence DNA window includes the following coding sequences:
- the LOC119264684 gene encoding sialoadhesin-like yields MTAGAFGAEWSVKYNQQEICALKGSTVFMNGTFTHPEGLTVNETFWGKHTGVALTDLSKDPVYSGRVEFFTDDQKHFSLKLSDVVKKDEHQFCFRIKTYVEKERWWGEPGVQLRVTELHVEAPEEVTEGETADLTCKTTCSLTDPTFIWYKNGRPLTTKTIKNNQLHLQTVSSEDAGSYSCAVGGSQHLHSTAHSLRVRYPPKNVSVSISPSGEIVEGSSVTLTCSSDGNPPMKNYTWFKEGGTSPVGSGQNYSIISITADHTGLYYCEAQNDHGALNGTVTVTVTSLNLSTDDVLYTTITPSTSRPVQAAASADSGAADVMYATVRVRNDEVTSTDQQGEPQYASVKFHHHSAATGSPTQNVEDPSVIYSTVRED; encoded by the exons ATGACTGCTG GAGCTTTTGGAGCAGAGTGGAGTGTGAAGTACAACCAACAGGAAATCTGTGCTTTAAAAGGATCCACAGTGTTTATGAACGGAACTTTTACTCACCCAGAAGGTCTCACAGTGAATGAGACTTTCTGGGGTAAACACACAGGGGTGGCGCTGACTGATCTGAGTAAAGACCCAGTTTATTCAGGCAGAGTCGAGTTTTTCACTGATGATCAGAAACACTTCTCCCTCAAACTGAGTGATGTAGTGAAGAAGGATGAACATCAGTTCTGCTTCAGAATCAAAACATatgtagaaaaagaaagatggtggGGTGAACCTGGAGTTCAGCTCAGAGTTACAG AGCTCCATGTAGAAGCTCCTGAAGAAGTgacagagggagaaacagcAGATCTGACATGTAAGACCACCTGCAGTCTGACTGACCCAACATTCATCTGGTACAAAAATGGACGTCCTTTAACCACAAAGACCATCAAGAACAACCAGCTCCACCTGCAGACGGTCAGCAGTGAGGATGCAGGCAGTTATAGCTGTGCTGTAGGAGGATCTCAACACCTCCACTCTACTGCTCACAGCCTCAGAGTCAGAt atcctccaaagaacgtctcagtgtccatcagtccctctggtgaaatagtggagggcagttcagtgactctgacctgcagcagtgatggaaacccacctATGAAGaactacacctggtttaaagaAGGTGGAACCTCACCTGTAGGATCTGGACAGAATTAcagcatcatcagcatcactgctgaccacacTGGACTGTACTACTGTGAAGCTCAGAATGACCATGGAGCTCTGAATGGAACTGTGACGGTCACTGTTACGA GTTTGAATTTGTCTACG GATGATGTCCTCTACACCACCATTACACCCAGCACATCCAGACCTGTACaggctgctgcttctgctgacTCTGGAGCTGCTGATGTTATGTACGCTACAGTCAGGGTTCGGAATGATGAAGTGACCAGTActgaccagcagggggagccCCAATATGCCAGTGTTAAATTCCACCACCACTCTGCTGCCACTGG GTCACCAACTCAGAATGTGGAAGATCCCTCAGTGATTTACAGCACAGTCAGAGAAGATTAG